Proteins from one Listeria weihenstephanensis genomic window:
- a CDS encoding molybdate ABC transporter permease subunit — MLTPVLHSLLVAIISTFIAFLAMLPLSYYFSNRKSRFQLIIEIIILLPLVLPPTVVGLILLNLFGKNDLFGAFLWDTFNFSFIFTLAGAVIATTIIILPIMYQGLKSAFLSIDHDLVWAAQTLSANARTIFIKVILPNCWQPILAGILLSFCRAMGEFGASLMVAGYIEGKTDTIASSIYFMVQQGDMRTAVYLGIINVIIGIIALLTIHILTVRQTNLTRGM, encoded by the coding sequence ATGTTAACACCAGTCCTACACTCGCTCTTAGTCGCGATCATATCCACATTCATCGCATTTCTAGCCATGCTACCGCTCAGCTACTACTTTTCCAACCGTAAGTCACGATTCCAACTCATCATCGAAATCATCATCCTGCTCCCACTTGTTTTACCACCAACCGTCGTCGGCCTAATCCTGCTGAACCTCTTCGGGAAAAACGATCTATTCGGCGCATTTCTCTGGGATACCTTTAATTTCAGCTTTATCTTCACACTCGCTGGAGCCGTCATCGCCACGACTATCATCATCCTGCCAATCATGTATCAAGGCCTAAAAAGTGCCTTCCTCTCGATTGACCACGATCTTGTCTGGGCGGCCCAAACATTGTCCGCTAACGCCAGAACGATCTTCATAAAAGTCATTTTACCCAACTGTTGGCAACCAATTTTAGCGGGAATTCTGCTCAGTTTTTGTCGTGCGATGGGTGAATTCGGCGCGAGTCTTATGGTTGCAGGTTACATCGAAGGCAAGACCGACACGATTGCTTCCAGTATTTATTTCATGGTCCAACAAGGCGACATGCGTACTGCGGTTTATCTCGGTATTATCAATGTCATTATCGGTATTATCGCGCTTCTGACCATCCATATCCTGACCGTTCGCCAAACTAACTTAACGAGAGGAATGTAA
- a CDS encoding ATP-binding cassette domain-containing protein → MALRLKFKKKLPFHDLDINYDLVSPITAIMGGSGSGKSTLFQCISGLKTIDEGIIEFNNTAWEDTYSDIHVPTADRKVGYLFQNLALFPNMNVFNNIAFGLAVNKIPPAEIEQQVRRISDYLKISHLLFSSVQKLSGGEKQRVAMARAMITNPNLLLLDEPFNGLDEDTRNICIDLVGQMVRDFDIPVIFVTHYHQEAASLTGEILKIKDGRLVKN, encoded by the coding sequence ATGGCTCTTCGCTTAAAATTCAAAAAGAAACTACCATTTCACGATCTAGATATTAATTACGACCTCGTATCCCCAATTACCGCCATTATGGGTGGCAGTGGTTCTGGGAAATCCACGCTATTTCAATGTATTAGCGGCCTGAAAACAATTGACGAGGGCATCATCGAATTTAACAATACTGCTTGGGAAGATACATATAGTGATATTCACGTTCCCACCGCTGACCGAAAAGTTGGCTACCTGTTTCAAAATCTAGCCCTATTTCCAAATATGAATGTCTTTAATAACATCGCGTTTGGCCTTGCTGTAAACAAAATACCTCCCGCTGAAATCGAACAACAAGTCCGCCGAATAAGTGATTATCTCAAAATTTCGCACTTGCTTTTTTCCTCCGTTCAAAAATTATCTGGCGGTGAAAAACAGCGCGTGGCAATGGCTCGAGCAATGATCACGAATCCAAACCTGCTTCTGCTTGACGAACCATTCAATGGTCTCGATGAAGATACTCGCAATATCTGTATCGACCTCGTTGGCCAAATGGTGCGCGATTTCGACATTCCCGTCATCTTCGTGACCCATTATCACCAAGAAGCCGCCTCCTTGACCGGAGAAATTTTAAAAATAAAGGATGGTCGTCTTGTCAAAAACTAA
- a CDS encoding putative holin-like toxin: MERTSPISVAEAMALMLGFGSFIVSFIGLIVVIVKAMQKDKE; the protein is encoded by the coding sequence TTGGAAAGGACTAGCCCTATATCTGTTGCAGAAGCAATGGCACTTATGCTCGGTTTTGGAAGTTTTATTGTTTCCTTCATCGGCCTAATTGTCGTAATTGTGAAAGCGATGCAAAAGGACAAAGAATAA
- the narH gene encoding nitrate reductase subunit beta: MKIKAQVGMVMNLDKCIGCHTCSVTCKNTWTNRPGAEYIWFNNVETKPGIGYPKQWEDQERYKGGWKLKKGKLELAAGSKWNKVMLGKIFYNPDMPELKDYYEPWTYNYDTLFTPKEKKNQPVARPKSVITGKNMEIEWGPNWEDDLAGAPTTMPLDPNMKNIETEIKTNFETAFMMYLPRLCEHCLNPSCVASCPSGAMYKRDEDGIVLVDQEACRGWRYCMTGCPYKKVYFNWKTNKAEKCTFCFPRIEAGLPTVCSETCTGRIRYLGVMLYDADGVKEAASVEDEKELYEKQLDLFLDPHDPAVIEQARKDGIKEDWIKAAQNSPVYKMAKEYKIAFPLHPEYRTMPMVWYVPPLSPIMNYFEGKDSINNPDMIFPAIDEMRIPVDYLASLLTAGNTDVIKTSLQKMAMMRTYMRAVSSGKDFDTTKLERIGMTEQEVKKMYRLLAIAKYEDRFVIPASHKEDYIDTYKAQGSSGFSEDVCGGCSLADQINKPDVTNTPMPMGNSTQQPSKSTQDMYEESFYGGIWRD, from the coding sequence TTGAAGATTAAAGCGCAAGTAGGAATGGTAATGAATCTGGATAAATGCATCGGCTGCCATACGTGTAGTGTGACGTGTAAAAATACGTGGACAAACCGCCCTGGTGCTGAGTATATCTGGTTTAACAATGTCGAAACGAAGCCGGGTATTGGCTATCCAAAACAATGGGAAGACCAAGAACGCTACAAAGGTGGCTGGAAACTGAAAAAAGGGAAATTGGAACTCGCGGCTGGTTCGAAGTGGAACAAAGTCATGCTTGGAAAAATTTTCTATAACCCGGATATGCCGGAATTGAAGGATTATTATGAGCCGTGGACGTATAATTACGATACGCTTTTCACGCCGAAAGAGAAGAAAAATCAACCGGTCGCGCGTCCGAAATCCGTGATTACAGGTAAAAACATGGAAATCGAATGGGGTCCAAACTGGGAAGATGATTTGGCGGGAGCACCAACAACGATGCCACTCGATCCGAACATGAAAAACATCGAAACGGAAATAAAAACGAATTTTGAGACAGCGTTTATGATGTATTTGCCTCGTTTGTGTGAGCATTGCTTGAATCCTTCCTGCGTGGCGTCGTGTCCAAGTGGCGCGATGTATAAACGAGATGAGGACGGGATTGTGCTTGTCGATCAAGAGGCGTGTCGCGGATGGCGTTATTGCATGACTGGTTGCCCGTACAAAAAAGTGTACTTCAACTGGAAAACGAATAAGGCGGAGAAGTGTACGTTCTGTTTCCCACGTATCGAGGCAGGTTTGCCAACGGTTTGTTCGGAAACGTGTACAGGTCGGATTCGCTATCTTGGTGTGATGCTTTATGATGCGGACGGCGTGAAAGAAGCGGCTTCTGTGGAGGACGAAAAAGAGTTGTATGAGAAACAACTTGACTTGTTCCTTGATCCACATGATCCGGCCGTGATTGAGCAGGCGCGTAAAGATGGTATTAAAGAAGATTGGATTAAGGCAGCGCAGAATTCACCAGTTTACAAAATGGCGAAGGAATACAAAATTGCGTTCCCACTGCATCCAGAATACCGCACGATGCCAATGGTTTGGTACGTGCCACCACTTTCGCCAATCATGAACTATTTTGAAGGAAAAGATTCGATTAATAATCCAGATATGATTTTCCCAGCGATTGATGAAATGCGGATTCCGGTTGATTATTTGGCAAGTTTGCTGACGGCGGGAAATACGGATGTTATTAAGACGTCGCTACAAAAAATGGCGATGATGCGGACGTACATGCGCGCGGTGAGTTCCGGTAAAGATTTTGATACGACAAAATTGGAACGAATCGGGATGACGGAGCAGGAAGTGAAGAAGATGTATCGTTTGCTTGCGATTGCGAAATATGAGGATCGTTTTGTGATCCCGGCGAGTCATAAAGAGGATTATATCGACACGTATAAAGCGCAAGGCTCATCTGGTTTTTCTGAGGATGTTTGTGGCGGTTGTAGTTTGGCGGATCAGATTAATAAGCCGGATGTGACGAATACGCCGATGCCGATGGGAAATAGTACACAGCAGCCTTCGAAATCGACGCAGGACATGTATGAAGAAAGTTTTTATGGGGGGATTTGGCGTGATTAA
- the narJ gene encoding nitrate reductase molybdenum cofactor assembly chaperone translates to MKKVFMGGFGVINYALLDEKRAVFGAISAVLSYPEKRFMNDRFLLEETFANPKTLELITAFWEEISALTFGEMTETYVDTFDFNKKTTLYMTFYKFEDARERGQMLAKLKVLYEMFGLLPDDAELTDYLPLMLEFIDAGDWYMDERSGDSIELLIGVIEDGSYHLLQALEEAGNPYRFVIEAMRNELRVCVKQGEEKQHVE, encoded by the coding sequence ATGAAGAAAGTTTTTATGGGGGGATTTGGCGTGATTAATTATGCCTTACTAGACGAAAAACGTGCTGTTTTTGGCGCTATTTCTGCAGTGCTGTCGTATCCTGAAAAACGCTTTATGAATGATCGGTTTTTGCTTGAAGAAACATTTGCGAATCCTAAAACGCTGGAATTAATCACGGCGTTTTGGGAGGAAATTTCTGCGCTGACGTTTGGCGAAATGACGGAAACCTATGTGGACACGTTTGATTTTAATAAAAAGACGACGCTTTACATGACGTTTTATAAGTTTGAAGATGCGCGGGAACGAGGGCAGATGCTGGCAAAGTTGAAAGTTTTGTATGAGATGTTCGGTTTGTTGCCGGATGATGCGGAGTTGACGGATTATTTGCCGCTGATGCTTGAGTTTATTGATGCGGGCGACTGGTATATGGACGAGCGTTCGGGGGATAGCATCGAGCTTTTGATTGGTGTGATTGAAGATGGCTCATATCACTTGCTTCAGGCACTTGAAGAGGCGGGAAATCCGTATCGTTTTGTGATTGAGGCGATGCGGAATGAGTTGCGCGTTTGCGTGAAACAGGGAGAGGAGAAGCAGCATGTGGAATAA
- a CDS encoding nitrate reductase subunit alpha, which translates to MVRKKGLRFFKRTEKFNGNWTVMEEKSRAWEKMYRDRWSHDKVVRTTHGVNCTGSCSWQVFVKNGIITWENQATDYPSCGPDMPEFEPRGCPRGASFSWYEYSPLRVKYPYVRGKLWRLWQNALKQYGDPIKAWASIVEDPEKAESYKSARGKGGQIRVTWQEAYYMVAAMLIYTIKKYGPDRLAGFTPIPAMSMISYAAGSRFLTLLGGEMLSFYDWYADLPPASPQIWGEQTDVPESSDWYNAGYIMMWGSNVPLTRTPDAHFMTEVRYKGTKVVAVAPDYAENVKFADNWLAPNPGTDAALAQAMTHVILKEFYVERAESQFIDYAKQFTDLPFLLLLDETDKGLTPGRFLREDDLHAGLEKAAHADWKTCLIDETTGEIVVPNGTMGQRWEEGVKWNLSLEREDGSVIAPAMTVGLDRIDTVAFPYFDNNGNGIFERELPVREITLADGSKRLVATVYDVMLSQYGVARHDGDKLAARGLDDADSLYTPAWQEPITGVKADIVTQIAREFAQNAIDTGGRSMIIMGAGINHWFNSDTIYRSILNLVILTASQGVNGGGWAHYVGQEKCRPIEGWQTVAFAKDWQGAVRQQNATSFWYFATDQWRYEEMDTDALKSPLAQKTSYKHPADYNVLAARLGWLPSYPQFNKNSLLFAAENKDKSDAEIVSGIVDDLKSEKLQFAVEDPDNPVNFPRGLFVWRSNLVSSSGKGQEYFMKHLFGTTNNLLSTPNDEFKPEEMVWRDEETEGKLDLMVTLDFRMTATPIYSDVVLPAATWYEKTDISSTDMHPFVHPFNPAISPLWESKSDWNIFKDLSQTFSEMAKDHLHEVQRDVIMLPLNHDTQMEISQPYGEIKDWKKGEVEAIPGKTMPHFQFVERDYTQIYDKFVTLGPNVGTGKVGAHGTQFSVSGEYEEMKSINGIYEDDTIKNGMPIMESERQAANAILHISSATNGKVAVRAWEVAEDATGMELSHLAKPREAERITFQSITAQPREVIPTPVFTGSNTDGKRYSPFTTNIEHLVPFRTLTGRQHFYIDHEMFLQYGEALPVYKPTLPPQVFAPRDKEIVETPDTIVLRYLTPHGKWNIHSMYQDNQHMLTLFRGGPNVWINHEDAEAGKIKDNDWLEVYNRNGVVTARAVVSHRMPKGTMYMYHAQDRHINVPGTSITGTRGGSHNAPTKIHVKPTQMVGGYAQLSYGFNYYGPIGNQRDLYVAVRKLNEVNWLED; encoded by the coding sequence ATAGTGAGGAAAAAAGGTTTGCGGTTCTTTAAACGGACGGAGAAATTTAATGGAAACTGGACGGTGATGGAGGAGAAAAGCCGGGCTTGGGAGAAGATGTATCGGGATCGCTGGAGTCATGATAAAGTGGTTCGCACGACGCATGGTGTCAATTGTACGGGGTCGTGTAGTTGGCAGGTTTTCGTGAAAAACGGGATTATTACGTGGGAAAATCAGGCGACGGATTACCCAAGTTGTGGGCCGGATATGCCAGAATTTGAACCTCGTGGCTGTCCGCGTGGTGCGAGTTTTTCGTGGTATGAGTATAGTCCTCTGCGTGTGAAATATCCGTATGTGCGCGGGAAATTGTGGCGTCTATGGCAAAACGCGTTGAAGCAGTATGGTGATCCGATTAAGGCTTGGGCGAGTATCGTGGAAGACCCTGAGAAGGCGGAAAGCTATAAGAGTGCGCGTGGTAAGGGTGGACAAATTCGGGTGACTTGGCAGGAAGCGTATTATATGGTCGCGGCGATGCTGATTTACACGATTAAGAAATATGGTCCGGATCGCTTGGCAGGCTTTACCCCGATTCCAGCGATGTCGATGATTAGTTATGCGGCTGGGTCGCGGTTTTTGACGCTGCTCGGTGGTGAAATGCTGAGTTTTTATGATTGGTATGCGGATTTACCGCCTGCTTCTCCGCAAATTTGGGGTGAGCAGACGGACGTGCCGGAGTCGAGTGACTGGTATAACGCGGGTTACATTATGATGTGGGGCTCGAATGTGCCGCTGACTCGGACACCGGATGCGCATTTTATGACGGAGGTTCGTTATAAGGGGACAAAAGTTGTAGCGGTTGCGCCGGATTATGCGGAGAACGTGAAGTTTGCGGATAATTGGTTGGCGCCGAATCCTGGGACGGATGCTGCACTTGCGCAAGCGATGACGCATGTTATTTTGAAGGAGTTTTATGTGGAACGCGCGGAATCGCAGTTTATTGATTATGCGAAACAGTTTACGGATTTGCCGTTTTTGCTGTTGCTTGACGAGACGGATAAGGGCTTGACGCCGGGCCGTTTCTTGCGTGAGGATGATTTGCATGCGGGTCTTGAAAAGGCGGCGCACGCGGATTGGAAAACGTGTCTGATTGATGAGACCACGGGCGAGATTGTGGTTCCGAATGGGACGATGGGTCAGCGTTGGGAAGAGGGCGTGAAGTGGAATCTGTCGCTTGAACGTGAGGATGGTTCTGTGATTGCGCCTGCGATGACGGTTGGCTTGGATCGGATTGATACGGTTGCATTTCCTTATTTTGATAATAATGGGAATGGGATTTTTGAACGGGAATTGCCGGTTCGGGAAATTACGCTTGCTGATGGTTCGAAGCGCTTAGTGGCAACGGTCTATGATGTGATGTTGAGCCAGTATGGTGTGGCGCGGCATGATGGGGACAAGTTAGCTGCTCGTGGTTTGGATGATGCGGATAGCTTGTATACGCCGGCTTGGCAGGAACCGATTACGGGTGTGAAGGCGGATATCGTGACGCAGATCGCGCGTGAGTTTGCGCAGAATGCGATTGATACTGGTGGTCGTTCGATGATTATTATGGGCGCTGGGATTAATCACTGGTTTAATAGTGACACGATTTATCGCTCGATTTTGAACTTGGTAATTTTGACGGCATCACAGGGTGTGAACGGCGGAGGCTGGGCGCATTATGTTGGTCAGGAGAAATGTCGTCCAATTGAGGGCTGGCAAACGGTTGCTTTTGCGAAGGATTGGCAGGGCGCGGTGAGACAGCAGAATGCGACGAGTTTCTGGTATTTTGCAACGGATCAGTGGCGCTATGAGGAAATGGACACGGATGCTTTGAAATCTCCACTGGCACAAAAAACGAGCTATAAACACCCAGCAGATTACAATGTGTTGGCGGCGCGACTTGGTTGGTTGCCTTCGTATCCGCAGTTTAACAAGAATAGTTTGCTGTTCGCGGCGGAAAATAAGGACAAATCGGATGCGGAAATCGTGTCGGGGATTGTCGATGATTTGAAATCGGAGAAATTGCAGTTTGCGGTGGAAGATCCGGATAATCCTGTGAATTTCCCGCGTGGCCTTTTTGTATGGCGCTCGAACCTCGTTTCTTCTAGTGGAAAAGGGCAGGAGTACTTTATGAAGCATTTGTTTGGGACGACGAATAATTTGTTGTCGACGCCAAATGATGAGTTTAAGCCAGAGGAAATGGTGTGGCGTGATGAGGAGACGGAAGGAAAACTGGACTTGATGGTGACGCTTGATTTCCGGATGACGGCGACGCCAATTTATTCGGATGTGGTGCTGCCTGCTGCGACGTGGTATGAGAAGACGGATATTTCGAGTACGGATATGCATCCTTTTGTGCATCCATTTAACCCGGCGATAAGTCCGCTTTGGGAGTCGAAATCGGATTGGAATATTTTCAAGGATTTGAGTCAGACATTTTCTGAGATGGCGAAGGATCACTTACATGAGGTGCAGCGCGACGTGATTATGTTGCCTCTGAATCATGATACGCAAATGGAGATTTCGCAGCCTTATGGTGAGATTAAGGATTGGAAAAAAGGCGAGGTTGAGGCGATTCCAGGCAAGACGATGCCGCATTTCCAATTTGTTGAGCGGGATTATACGCAGATTTATGATAAGTTTGTGACGCTTGGTCCGAATGTTGGGACGGGCAAGGTCGGCGCGCATGGGACGCAGTTTTCGGTGAGTGGCGAGTATGAAGAAATGAAGAGTATCAACGGGATTTATGAGGATGATACGATTAAGAATGGGATGCCAATTATGGAGTCGGAACGGCAAGCGGCGAACGCGATTCTGCACATTTCTAGTGCGACGAACGGGAAGGTTGCGGTTCGAGCTTGGGAAGTGGCGGAGGACGCGACGGGAATGGAGCTTAGTCATTTAGCGAAGCCTCGCGAGGCAGAGCGGATTACGTTCCAAAGCATTACGGCGCAACCGCGTGAAGTGATTCCGACGCCTGTGTTTACGGGCTCGAATACGGACGGCAAGCGTTATTCGCCATTTACAACGAATATTGAGCATTTAGTTCCGTTCAGAACGCTTACTGGACGTCAGCATTTTTATATTGATCATGAGATGTTTTTACAATACGGGGAAGCTTTGCCGGTGTATAAGCCGACATTGCCACCGCAAGTTTTTGCACCTCGTGATAAGGAAATTGTGGAGACGCCGGATACGATTGTGTTGCGCTATTTGACGCCGCACGGTAAGTGGAATATTCACAGTATGTACCAAGATAATCAGCATATGTTGACGCTTTTCCGTGGTGGTCCGAACGTGTGGATTAACCATGAAGACGCCGAAGCTGGCAAAATTAAAGATAATGACTGGCTCGAAGTTTATAACCGAAATGGTGTGGTGACGGCTCGTGCGGTCGTTAGTCACAGAATGCCAAAAGGAACGATGTACATGTATCACGCGCAAGACCGTCACATCAATGTTCCGGGGACTTCGATTACAGGAACACGCGGTGGTAGTCACAATGCGCCGACGAAAATCCACGTGAAACCAACGCAAATGGTTGGTGGATATGCACAACTTAGCTACGGTTTTAACTATTATGGACCAATTGGAAATCAGCGGGATCTCTATGTTGCTGTCCGGAAACTGAACGAGGTGAATTGGCTTGAAGATTAA